GATTTACGCCAGCAGGCCGCCACTGGCAAGCAGATGAACCGCCCGTCGGACAATCCCGCGGGCATCCGGCCCGTACTTGATTACCGGGTCAAGACCCAGGCCGCCGAGCGCAGCCTGAACCAAATGTCCATGGCTCAGGGGGAGATGCAGGTGCTTGACTCCAGTCTGGACCAGGTGGAAAACATCCTGGTGGCGGCCAAGGAAACCGGAATTGCCGCCATCAGCGGGGCGGCCAATGAAGCTGACCGCCAGACCTATGCCGATAAGATCGGCCAGCTGCGCGATGAACTGCTCCAGGCGGCCAATACCCAGAACGGGGGCAAATACATGTACGCCGGATATTCGGAAAGCACGGTGCCTTTTCGGGTGGAGATTCCCGATCCGGCCAATCCGGATGATTGGCATGTGGAGTATGACGGTGATGGTCACGCAAAGACCGTGGACATCGGTACCGGCAAACAGGTTCAGGTGGCTTTGCCCGGAAATGAGTTGTTTTTGGGCGATTATGACAATGACGGCACCACAGACGCGGACGGTGAAAATCTTTTTGCCGCTTTAAAGGATTTTGAAGCCGCCATAAAGAACAATGACGAGGCAGCCATGAACAATGGCCTGGAAACGCTCGAGGAGAGTGCCGACCAGGTCCGGCGTCTGCGGGGGCGGATGGGCAACAATGCATGGCGCATCGAGCGGGCCAGCGAGCAGTTAAGCGGTGCGGCCATTGAGTTTGAAAAGATCCTGTCAAGCTACGAGGATGCCGACGCACTGGAAGTGTTCTCCAAATTGGTGCAGCAGGAGACCGCATTTGAAGCGGCATTAAATGTCACCACCCGTATTTCCAAGCTCTCCATTCTGGATTTTATGCGGTAAAAATTTTTTTAAATAAGAAATGATTGATGGGCCTGTAAAAGGTTTTTTTTACAGGCAGTGTTAAGTTTTAAGTGTTTAAGTGTTAAGTAAAATCAAGATGTTATTTATTGTTGGCGATTATATCAGTTCTGGAACTTTTACGGGAGCATTAAATGATTATCAGATCAGAGAAAGGAGTAATTTGTGAAGAAAGTATTTTGGCTGATGGCGATGGTTGTTTTTTGTGGTTTTGGTTTTATCAATTCTGCCATTGCCGAGCAAAAAGCGACAGTGGAAGAAGTTTATGAAATGTGTATCAAAGCGGCAGATGTTCTTGAAGTATTAGGAGATGATGCGCTTTCAGAGTTTAACAACCCAGAGGGTGAATTCGTCTGGAAAGATAGTTATGTATTCGTAGCAGACTGTAGTGTTCCCACGGCAGTGGCGCATCCTTTCATCCCGGAATTGATCGGTCCTGATCAGTCCGAGTTGCAAGGTACAAGAGGAACATATTTTGTTTCTGAGCTTTGCAGTGTTGCCCAAGAGCCGGATGGCGGTTGGTTTGACTACTACTGGCCCCGCCCTGGCCACGAAGGAGATTTTCGAAAGATTTCATTTGCCATAAATGTCCCGGGACAGGACTATACTGTCTCTGCCGGCATCTACGACGAAGAAACGTCTTTGGAAAAATTGAACCGGGAAATGCGTTGATTTAGCTATAAAAGTATAACTTGGGTTTCGCCCTCCCATTGTATCTGCCGGCAGTCTCTGTGTTTATCGTTGACATGACAGGCCGTTCATGTGAAATTTTTATAAGATAGGCATGTCTCATGAACGGCCTGGTTTCGGCCGGGCTTGCCCGGAAAAATCAATCCATGTCCGATGCAGCGCCAGGGAGGGCGGCAGATGCTTGTATTGACCCGCAGAGCCGGTGAGGGAATCATCATCGGCGATGATGTGAAAGTCACGATCCTGGAAAGCCAGGACGGCAAGATCCGAATCGGGATTGAAGCCCCGCGGGATCGGAAAATTTATCGTCAAGAGGTGTATGACCGCATATGCAGGGAGAACCGGGAAGCCAGTCAGTGGGATGCGGAAAAACGCGATATTCTGGAAGCCGTGCTTATGAAAAAAGGGGGAGGCAATTGAGTTCCCAGGAAACTGACCGGAGAAAAACTCTTCAGACACCTTTTGGGGAGGTATTGTATGATCCTGAAAAAGTGGTCCGGTTTCCCGAGGGGCTTGTGGGGTTTGAAGGGCTGCGCGATTTCGTTGTGCTTCCCAACAGGGGCAAAGACGACCCCCTGTTTTGTTTCCAAAGCGTTGATGAACCGCATCTGAGCTTTCTTCTGATCAACCCGGCTTTGTTTTTCCCGGATTACCAGATCGCCCCGGGCTCCGAGGAACTGGAAAAGCTTGCCATAAGTGACTCGGATCCCTACTTTGTGCTCACCACCATTACCTTTCACGATGATCAAAGCATTACGCTTAATCTTCTGGCCCCGGTGATCTACACCCCGAAAACCGACCGGGCGCTGCAGGTGATTTTAGACGGGTTCGGATACAAGGCAAAGACGCCGTTGCCTGAAAACCAATAAAGAGCCACGACCTGGTATGCCGGCAAACATACTACCACGATGGTTCAAGCACCTGCTGTAAGATTTTTTCCGCTTCCTTGTTCCCGCCTGCAAACCCGGCTTTCAGATCCACATATACCTGTACCGGTGACACGCCGGCAATGGGCACCCGGATATCTTTTTCAATATCAGCCACAGTTTTCTCTGAAGGCCGGCAGTACTGCAGGCGCGATGCGGCCTGAACAGGATGCCCCCCGTAAAAAACCCCTGGATCTGCGCTGTGTACCACAGCCACATTGGCATCTTTTGCTCCGGTTTTTTCAAATCCCAGTTCATCTGCTTCCAGCTCCGCACTCCCGTAAATCCTTGCCTGAATTTGGCGGTAATAGTTAATGCCCGAGGCCATGTGCACGGCCGCAGACAATCCTGTAAAGGCCAACTGAAGCCCTTTTTTGCGGCAGTTTGCCGCTATTGTGTTTTCCGCCTGGAGAAAATCCGCGGATGCGTAAAAAAAGGAAACCGGTTCACGGGAGCTGTCAGCCGATGCCATGTGCTCCAGGATTTTTCGGGGGCGGGCCAATATGATCTGCTGCCGCCTGTTGTCGATCCATTCCCGGTCCTTTAGAATCTGCTTTACATTGGAAACCAGCCCCAGACTTACCCCTGCCTCTGCGGCCAGATCCCTGGCTTTCCAGTGCCGGCGTGGATGACAGAGCAGCACCCGCAGAATCCGTGCGGCTTTGGGGCGATTGAGGGATTTCAGGCGTCTTTTGTTGGTATAGGGGTTGGGCCGCCCCCGGGTGTGGAGAAACAGGCCGTCTATGGCGATTTTGCAGTTTCCGGCAAGATCCATGTATCCTACCTGGTGATTTTGGCAGATTTCAGCAGCCTGTTGGGATATGTATGGGGCGGTAAACACCGGAAATGCATGGGACCAGTTGTTTTTCTGGACCAGCAGGTGATTGACCGCCTCCCTTGCCAGTCTGGGCTCCCCGCTGGCGCGGGTATTGACCAGCAGCACACGGGTGCCGGTTTGTCCGAAAACTTCCATGACAAAATCCGGGCCATCGTTGTCGCGGATTTGCCTTTGGACAATTGTGCTGTCCACCATTCCGGTTTCATCCAAAAGCGCTTCAAGTTTTTCCTGCACGGTTTTCTGCAGTTCATCTGCGGACAAGGGCTTGCCTGTCATTTTTTTGCATCACCTGTGAGGGCCTTGATATGGGTATTTTTTAATAAAAAAACATCATAATTTTGTTTATAATCATATTTTTAACGCATGTTGAAATATAATTATAAATGAACAAAATTAAAAATCAAATAATTTTTATTAATAATATAGTGTTCAACATAAGTTGAACATTCAAAATAGATGAAATAGGCCATGAAACCGCTTCGGAGCAGACAAAACGGTTTCCTTCCTCCAAGCCGCCATCTTCACCGCAGGAGGCGTGACAGCGACAGCATGGCCGTAACCAGGGCACAATCCGCTTGTGCCTGTTTTCGCATGGGGCCGGTCGGGTGAAGTTTGTTTGTCTGCGGCGTGCTTTCGGCGATCGGACCGGAACTTTGGCTAGAATTTTAAAAACTCGGGCGGATCGCCCTCAGACAGTTTAAAATTCCGGACGCCAAAACCCCGGTCCGATCTTATGCCGAAACCGCGCCAATGCAGCCAAACAAACCACCCCCGCCCGGCCCCATGGCCAAAGCACTGGCAATATTCGGCAGCAACTGGTTTTTTCACCAAGAGTTCTTTTGAATCTGGATACCCAAAGAGTTGATCAGTCTAAAAGGGGGTCTTTAATGTGTTTTACTGAGT
The window above is part of the Desulfosalsimonas propionicica genome. Proteins encoded here:
- a CDS encoding flagellin, translated to MKSTLAMNYRMLSSNLERASNRLYDLRQQAATGKQMNRPSDNPAGIRPVLDYRVKTQAAERSLNQMSMAQGEMQVLDSSLDQVENILVAAKETGIAAISGAANEADRQTYADKIGQLRDELLQAANTQNGGKYMYAGYSESTVPFRVEIPDPANPDDWHVEYDGDGHAKTVDIGTGKQVQVALPGNELFLGDYDNDGTTDADGENLFAALKDFEAAIKNNDEAAMNNGLETLEESADQVRRLRGRMGNNAWRIERASEQLSGAAIEFEKILSSYEDADALEVFSKLVQQETAFEAALNVTTRISKLSILDFMR
- a CDS encoding cache domain-containing protein, with amino-acid sequence MKKVFWLMAMVVFCGFGFINSAIAEQKATVEEVYEMCIKAADVLEVLGDDALSEFNNPEGEFVWKDSYVFVADCSVPTAVAHPFIPELIGPDQSELQGTRGTYFVSELCSVAQEPDGGWFDYYWPRPGHEGDFRKISFAINVPGQDYTVSAGIYDEETSLEKLNREMR
- the csrA gene encoding carbon storage regulator CsrA produces the protein MLVLTRRAGEGIIIGDDVKVTILESQDGKIRIGIEAPRDRKIYRQEVYDRICRENREASQWDAEKRDILEAVLMKKGGGN
- a CDS encoding flagellar assembly protein FliW, whose translation is MSSQETDRRKTLQTPFGEVLYDPEKVVRFPEGLVGFEGLRDFVVLPNRGKDDPLFCFQSVDEPHLSFLLINPALFFPDYQIAPGSEELEKLAISDSDPYFVLTTITFHDDQSITLNLLAPVIYTPKTDRALQVILDGFGYKAKTPLPENQ